From Rhodamnia argentea isolate NSW1041297 chromosome 10, ASM2092103v1, whole genome shotgun sequence, a single genomic window includes:
- the LOC115752308 gene encoding non-specific lipid-transfer protein 13-like: MPPMSHVVRTLLVALLVSASAAASSHPTCKYVEEYFPDCLDFLVGTYYIPPRRCCRSVGALNYMANHLMGPQVICQCIEAMVTRTNPPLMASRIESLPKYCATHLSFPISTAMDCSRVG; the protein is encoded by the exons ATGCCTCCTATGTCGCACGTTGTCCGAACTCTGCTCGTAGCGCTCTTAGTTTCGGCCTCGGCCGCCGCTTCCAGCCACCCAACTTGCAAGTATGTGGAAGAGTACTTCCCCGACTGCTTGGATTTTCTCGTGGGGACTTACTACATCCCACCTCGGCGATGCTGCAGGAGCGTTGGGGCTCTCAACTACATGGCGAATCACTTGATGGGTCCGCAAGTGATTTGCCAGTGCATCGAGGCGATGGTGACACGAACGAATCCTCCGCTGATGGCCTCCCGGATCGAGTCTCTTCCTAAGTACTGCGCCACCCACCTCAGCTTCCCCATTTCCACCGCCATGGATTGCTCTAG GGTTGGCTAG
- the LOC115752360 gene encoding nicotianamine aminotransferase 1-like has product MTVLPMWNEAGAKWTFQGNGRLITASAITVRGILNHVMENLDEEDGRAVIPLGQGDPSTFPCFRTALVAEDAVVDAVRSAEFNCYAPTVGILPARRAIADHLSRDLPYKLSPDDVYLTIGGTQAIEVVVTALARPGANILLPRPGYPCYVARAALCGLEVRYFDLLPDKGWEVDLERVEDLADANTVAMVMINPGNPCGTVFSYQHLKEIAETARKLGIMVIADEVYDHLAFRDTPFVPMGVFASITPVLTVGSLSKRWIVPGWRLGWVATNDPNGFLKDTGVVESIVGFLNVSPDPATFVQAAIPRILERTGKEFFSKVLCMLREASDICYDKIREMPCLVCPKKPEGSMFAMVKLDSSLLEDIEDDLDFCVKLAREESVVVLPGIALGMKNWLRITFAVEPSSLQDGLERMKAFCQRHVKK; this is encoded by the exons ATGACGGTACTACCAATGTGGAACGAGGCCGGTGCCAAGTGGACATTCCAAGGCAACGGCAGGCTCATTACGGCATCGGCGATCACGGTACGCGGCATCCTCAACCACGTGATGGAGAACCTCGACGAGGAGGACGGCAGAGCCGTCATCCCGCTCGGCCAGGGCGACCCCTCGACGTTCCCGTGCTTCCGCACGGCGCTGGTCGCGGAGGATGCCGTCGTCGATGCGGTCCGCTCGGCCGAGTTCAACTGTTATGCCCCCACCGTCGGCATACTTCCCGCTAGGAG GGCTATTGCCGATCATCTCTCCCGTGACCTCCCTTACAAACTATCCCCGGACGATGTCTACCTGACGATAGGAGGTACGCAAGCCATCGAAGTCGTAGTGACGGCTCTTGCTCGCCCCGGCGCCAACATTCTGCTTCCGAGGCCCGGATACCCGTGCTATGTCGCACGCGCGGCGCTCTGTGGCCTCGAGGTGAGGTACTTCGACCTCCTCCCTGACAAGGGCTGGGAGGTCGATCTCGAGCGCGTGGAAGATCTTGCGGACGCGAACACAGTCGCGATGGTGATGATCAATCCTGGGAATCCATGCGGGACTGTCTTCAGCTACCAGCATCTGAAGGAG aTTGCCGAAACGGCTAGGAAGCTTGGAATCATGGTTATTGCGGATGAGGTCTATGATCATCTGGCCTTCCGGGATACGCCGTTCGTGCCCATGGGTGTTTTCGCATCTATCACTCCCGTCTTGACGGTGGGCTCCCTATCGAAGAGGTGGATAGTCCCCGGCTGGCGACTTGGTTGGGTGGCGACGAACGATCCGAACGGCTTTCTGAAAGATACCGGg GTTGTCGAGTCCATTGTAGGATTTCTGAATGTATCCCCCGATCCCGCAACCTTTGTTCAA GCGGCAATCCCTCGTATACTTGAGAGAACGGGCAAGGAATTCTTCTCAAAAGTTCTTTGCATGCTAAGAGAGGCGTCGGACATATGTTACGACAAGATCCGAGAGATGCCTTGCCTCGTGTGCCCGAAGAAGCCCGAGGGGTCCATGTTTGCTATG GTCAAGTTGGATTCATCGCTGTTGGAGGACATAGAGGACGACCTGGATTTTTGCGTCAAGCTGGCTAGGGAAGAATCCGTCGTCGTCCTGCCTG GGATAGCTTTGGGAATGAAGAACTGGCTGCGCATAACCTTCGCCGTCGAGCCGTC
- the LOC115752285 gene encoding zinc finger CCCH domain-containing protein 2, protein MTSVCAEQHKFHASHQLFSSKRTLDIPPRKLLSRRAASSAAQHQPAPLSALDSGPDVLSDYLPRIPEAPLQKFLPFNHGGEDSDSDADPYSSDHFRMFEFKVRRCTRSRSHDWTDCPFAHPGEKARRRDPRKYHYSGTVCAEYRRGSCSRGDNCEFAHGVFECWLHPSKYRTEACKDGKNCKRKVCFFAHSARQLRLLPGQSEPDSPQEINPDKSQFGSSVPSSSLPRCCLFCHSVTASSSPTSTLLGMSHLSPPLSPSQSLSPPLSPLKGRSLGGFSPISRYSDRLEPSCLSQGMSYKDVLNEILTSLDMMKMSSEVSPPHPSTLSSLKNRTTTPWVDVTSGANEEQTQFILSPSGPNPPQVARNFFGGDCLSNRGGLFGDKVSEGNSCDDPDIGWVNELLM, encoded by the exons ATGACCAGCGTTTGCGCGGAGCAGCATAAGTTCCACGCCTCCCACCAACTCTTCTCCTCCAAGAGGACGCTCGACATCCCCCCCAGGAAGCTCCTCAGCCGCCGGGCTGCCTCTTCCGCCGCGCAGCACCAGCCGGCGCCACTGTCGGCTCTCGACAGCGGCCCGGACGTGTTGTCCGACTACTTGCCGCGCATCCCTGAGGCCCCGCTGCAGAAGTTCCTGCCGTTCAACCACGGCGGCGAGGACTCGGACTCCGACGCCGACCCTTACTCGTCGGACCACTTCCGCATGTTCGAGTTCAAGGTGAGGCGGTGCACCCGGAGCCGCAGCCACGACTGGACAGACTGCCCTTTTGCTCATCCTGGAGAGAAGGCCCGCCGCAGGGACCCGCGGAAGTACCACTACTCAGGGACCGTCTGTGCCGAGTACCGCCGCGGGTCGTGCAGCCGCGGCGATAACTGCGAGTTCGCGCATGGCGTCTTTGAGTGCTGGCTGCACCCCTCAAA GTATAGGACTGAGGCATGCAAAGATGGCAAGAACTGCAAGAGGAAGGTCTGCTTCTTCGCTCACAGCGCTCGTCAGCTTCGCCTCTTGCCCGGGCAATCCGAGCCCGACTCTCCACAAGAGATCAACCCCGACAAATCCCAATTCGGAAGCTCGGTCCCTTCGTCTTCGCTGCCTCGCTGCTGCCTGTTCTGCCACTCAGTCACTGCCTCCTCCTCGCCGACCTCGACCTTGCTCGGCATGTCCCACCTGTCGCCGCCGCTGTCGCCATCCCAGTCCCTGTCGCCACCCCTATCGCCCCTCAAGGGCCGGTCCCTGGGCGGGTTCTCGCCGATCTCGCGGTACTCCGACCGGTTGGAGCCGAGCTGCCTGAGCCAGGGCATGAGCTACAAGGATGTCCTGAACGAGATCCTGACTTCGCTGGACATGATGAAGATGAGCAGCGAAGTCTCGCCACCGCACCCATCGACCTTATCATCGCTCAAGAACCGGACAACCACGCCTTGGGTTGATGTCACGAGCGGCGCGAATGAGGAGCAGACCCAGTTCATTCTTTCGCCTTCAGGCCCGAATCCGCCTCAAGTGGCTAGGAATTTCTTCGGTGGCGATTGCTTGAGCAACAGAGGAGGATTGTTTGGTGACAAGGTTAGCGAGGGCAATTCTTGTGATGATCCTGACATTGGGTGGGTGAACGAGCTCCTGATGTAG
- the LOC125312602 gene encoding non-specific lipid-transfer protein 13-like, whose product MYQKFADCMAFLGGLAPVPTGDCCRNLLALNDLAKRNQSSPELLCQCIEDIAYVLDTPLLPSRIEDLRGQCEVHLSFPISNGMNCSMANFGA is encoded by the exons ATGTACCAGAAATTCGCCGATTGCATGGCATTCCTCGGAGGCCTCGCCCCGGTGCCCACGGGAGACTGTTGCAGAAACCTGCTAGCCCTCAACGACCTCGCCAAACGGAACCAGTCGAGCCCGGAACTGCTGTGCCAGTGCATCGAGGACATTGCGTACGTGCTGGACACCCCGTTACTCCCCTCCCGGATTGAGGATCTCCGTGGTCAGTGTGAAGTGCATCTCAGCTTCCCCATTTCAAATGGCATGAACTGCTCCAT GGCTAATTTTGGGGCATGA
- the LOC115752307 gene encoding probable protein phosphatase 2C 58, which yields MHGREILHKMKVKAGLGSCLPDTGKGKSRASKTITHGYHLMKGKSNHAMEDYVVSDSKQVDSKELGLFAIFDGHLGHDVASYLQIHLFDSILKQPDFWTDTEAAIRRAYHTTDKEILEKALVLGKGGSTAVTVILIDGQRLVVANVGDSRAVICENGVAKQLSVDHEPSKEKRLIESRGGFVSNIPGDVPRVDGQLAVARAFGDKSLKIHLSSEPDVAEEMIDDKSEFIILASDGVWKVMSNQEAVDSIKNMKDAQSAARHLIDEALNRNSKDDISCIVVKLQ from the exons ATGCACGGTAGAGAAATCCTGCACAAGATGAAG GTGAAAGCCGGGTTAGGTTCATGCTTGCCTGACACAGGAAAGGGTAAAAGCAGAGCTTCTAAGACCATCACCCATGGCTATCACTTAATGAAGGGAAAGTCGAATCATGCCATGGAAGATTACGTAGTTTCTGACTCCAAGCAAGTGGACTCAAAAGAGTTGGGTTTATTTGCAATATTTGATGGTCATTTAGGCCACGATGTTGCCAGTTACCTGCAAATACATCTGTTTGACAGTATTTTGAAGCAG CCAGACTTCTGGACGGACACTGAGGCTGCAATAAGGAGAGCCTATCATACAACAGACAAGGAAATATTAGAGAAAGCACTTGTCTTAGGAAAAGGAGGGTCAACTGCAGTGACGGTGATACTGATTGATGGCCAGAGGTTGGTGGTGGCGAATGTAGGAGATTCTCGTGCTGTCATATGTGAGAACGGTGTAGCCAAACAACTATCAGTTGATCATGAGCCAAGCAAGGAAAAAAGGTTGATTGAAAGCCGAGGTGGATTTGTATCCAATATTCCTG GAGATGTTCCACGAGTTGACGGGCAGCTGGCTGTAGCGAGGGCCTTTGGTGATAAAAGTTTAAAGATCCACCTGAGTTCTGAGCCGGATGTTGCAGAGGAGATGATTGATGATAAATCTGAATTCATCATTCTGGCTAGTGATGGTGTATGGAAG GTGATGTCCAATCAGGAAGCAGTGGACTCTATCAAAAACATGAAGGATGCTCAGTCGGCTGCTAGACATCTGATAGACGAAGCTCTTAATAGGAACAGCAAGGACGACATCTCTTGTATAGTTGTGAAGTTGCAATGA